A genomic window from Eleginops maclovinus isolate JMC-PN-2008 ecotype Puerto Natales chromosome 9, JC_Emac_rtc_rv5, whole genome shotgun sequence includes:
- the tjp3 gene encoding tight junction protein ZO-3 isoform X2, giving the protein MEELTIWEQHTITLLKDPKFGFGFAISGGKEKPHPDNGDTAVVVSDVLPNGPAIGRLFNKDQIVMVNGVSMENVHSNFTIQQLKSCGKTANVTVKRPRKIQIPATTRPSRAASHSNLLDPDPPRRTRRFSDGSDNRDSNRYKSRARSSSPDRNGHGNTLPLMSTGYKRLPVQDVPQKPIRTRLIKKKITDEYGLKLGSQIFIKHMTQTGLAATEGTLQEGDLILKINGMTTENLSLLETKHLVEKSRGKLTMTVLRDDRKFLVSIPEIVDSAPNSEEDRRRDSSSELEDISDLDEDVPNYRTSRQPNREKRTRRTRAEPPLPKSRDPSPMRSTLSRPPVKTYAPRRAPSESESDRSASPPPPVRKTSPDPRDNSSKYKTLSGMSSIPNPRSSPLVSNWNTSRAPSSASQPRRPVSDSDSDRSTSPLPRREGPHLDSRYKVLPDLANVGLRSSPITVRQEPPRRVSSPFRVPPPDSDSESEISLAPPQRQSTTYSQDSLSRYRVLPDVALSPQVEPPRWSAPSVTASNPPKRAPSETESEASYASVPRRASTNSTNSNPATGRYTVQPEIKPVSVAVKQEPPRRIPSPSNPPPDDSSESDQLSHLRRSGSSERGDSHRRAPRAANGTVRSGISGKNNPPTYSKPVEEPIYSLPPDSYPSANPGYSSDLHTVSFVKEGSVGLRLVGGNDVGIFVGGVQPNSPAYEEGMKEGDQIMKVNSMDFGHLTREEAANFLLNIKKGEQVAICTQHKMDIYKKIIKSNLADNFYIRSHFDHEAEGPIGLSFTRGEVFRVVDTMHRGKLGNWLASRMGNDLHEMDKGTIPNLARAETLASIEQAQRLSGDRQVSGPRAEFWKLRGLRGNKKNEKNVRRTREDLLQLTIQGKFPAYERVLLREANFKRPIVILGPLNDIAMEKLVREMPDEYEAADMVARSGGGDGASTVIKLDTVRRIAEKDKHPLLDITPTAVERLNYIQYHPMVLFLDPHSRKDVKAMRQKYSPNSNKSSRRLYTQALKLRKHCSHLFSARIDLQPNSHIWYETLKDKIRHQQSKPVWVSEVTLETGAEQDLDALDPMQSDYLSAASDLEDTDGEAFTDGEAYTDNEDLEETYPGQGAPTAPRGSRAIGSALARSSEPASERLSPEPREDTTREIPPLMHVPEPRMSRRESYSPPHSPPHSPPHSPPHSAAEEEDPSHRSFSDSDFSAHEVVAPTSPSDGPPDFIAPDPYVRHSVNEPSYAEAQSESPPTASLSLIEQKLQQARSAKPQAVAEEKKGPQFIVLAHHHQAVQFRRTQIRGSDSSEDEEEEEEEEEEEVDDIEWGPATEL; this is encoded by the exons ATGGAGGAGCTAACAATATGGGAGCAACACACAATAACGCTGCTCAAA GATCCCAAGTTTGGGTTTGGCTTTGCCATTTCGGGAGGCAAGGAGAAGCCTCACCCGGACAACGGGGACACCGCGGTGGTGGTGTCAGATGTGCTGCCGAACGGACCGGCCATAGGACGACTGTT CAACAAAGACCAAATTGTGATGGTCAATGGCGTGTCTATGGAGAACGTCCACTCTAACTTCACCATTCAGCAACTCAAGTCATGTGGCAAGACTGCAAACGTT ACAGTGAAACGCCCTCGAAAGATCCAGATCCCGGCCACAACCAGACCTTCTCGGGCCGCCTCCCATTCCAATCTGCTGGACCCAGACCCCCCCAGGCGGACACGGCGCTTCTCTGATGGCAGCGACAACAGAGACTCCAACCGCTACAAAAGCCGCGCTCGCAGCTCTTCGCCGGACCGCAACGGGCACGGCAACACGCTACCGCTGATGTCTACGGGGTACAAGAGGCTGCCAGTTCAGGACGTCCCACAGAAACCCATCAGAACTAGACTGATTAAGAAGAAGATCACCGATG AGTACGGACTGAAGCTGGGCAGTCAGATCTTCATCAAGCACATGACACAGACGGGCCTGGCTGCCACAGAAGGAACGCTGCAAGAGGGAGACCTCATTCTCAAG ATCAATGGCATGACAACGGAGAATCTATCTCTGCTGGAGACTAAGCACCTGGTGGAGAAGAGCCGGGGCAAACTGACCATGACGGTGCTCAGAGACGACCGCAAGTTCCTGGTCAGCATCCCAGAGATAGTGGACAGCGCCCCCAACAGTGAGGAGGACCGCCGCCGAGACAGCAGCTCTGAACTGGAAG ACATTTCAGACCTTGACGAAGACGTCCCCAATTACAGGACGTCCCGTCAACCCAACCGGGAGAAACGGACACGCAG AACGAGAGCTGAGCCTCCTCTCCCCAAGTCTCGGGATCCATCACCGATGCGCTCCACCTTGTCCCGGCCTCCTGTAAAAACCTACGCTCCTCGCAGAG CTCCATCAGAGTCTGAGTCGGACCGCagtgcctctcctcctcctcctgtcagGAAAACCAGCCCGGACCCGAGGGACAACTCCAGCAAATACAA GACTCTGTCTGGTATGTCCAGCATCCCAAACCCCCGGTCCTCTCCTCTGGTCTCCAACTGGAACACCTCCCGCGCCCCGTCCTCCGCCTCCCAGCCCCGCAGGCCGGTGTCCGACTCAGACTCTGACCGCAGCACCTCCCCCCTGCCGCGCAGAGAGGGCCCCCACCTGGACAGCAGATACAA AGTGCTTCCTGATCTTGCTAACGTAGGGCTGAGATCCTCCCCCATCACCGTTCGCCAGGAGCCACCAAGGAGGGTCAGCTCTCCTTTCAGAGTCCCGCCCCCag aCTCTGACTCCGAGTCGGAAATCAGCCTGGCGCCTCCTCAGAGGCAGAGCACCACGTACAGCCAGGACTCGCTCAGCAGATACAG AGTGCTGCCCGACGTCGCCCTGTCGCCGCAGGTCGAGCCGCCACGATGGAGCGCACCTAGCGTCACTGCCAGCAACCCACCaaagagag CTCCTTCAGAGACTGAATCAGAGGCCAGTTATGCATCCGTGCCTCGCAGGGCGTCTACGAACAGCACAAACTCCAACCCAGCCACCGGCAGATACAC AGTCCAGCCTGAGATAAAACCCGTATCAGTCGCTGTGAAGCAGGAGCCTCCTCGTCGCATCCCGTCTCCCTCCAATCCTCCTCCTGACG ATTCCTCAGAGTCAGACCAGCTGTCACACCTCAGGAGGTCGGGCAGCTCTGAGCGAGGAGACAGCCACCGCAG aGCTCCTCGTGCTGCCAACGGTACCGTCCGGTCTGGGATTTCAGGGAAGAACAACCCCCCCACCTACT CAAAGCCTGTAGAGGAGCCCATCTACTCCCTGCCTCCAGACTCTTACCCCTCAGCTAATCCAGG GTACAGCTCTGACCTCCACACAGTGTCGTTTGTGAAGGAGGGCAGCGTGGGTCTGAGGCTGGTGGGGGGCAACGATGTCGGCATATTTGTGGGGGGAGTTCAGCCGAACAGCCCCGCGTACGAGGAGGGGATGAAAGAGGGAGACCAGATCATGAAG GTAAATAGCATGGATTTTGGTCATCTCACACGGGAAGAGGCAGCCAACTTCCTCCTGAACATCAAGAAAGGAGAGCAGGTTGCAATCTGCACTCAGCACAAGATGGACA TTTACAAGAAGATCATCAAGTCCAACCTGGCGGACAACTTCTACATTCGTTCCCACTTCGACCACGAGGCAGAAGGGCCCATCGGTCTGAGCTTCACCAGAGGAGAGGTGTTCAGGGTCGTGGACACCATGCACCGCGGGAAGCTGGGGAACTGGCTGGCCAGCCGCATGGGGAATGACCTGCACGAGATGGATAAAGGCACCATCCCCAACCTGGCCAG GGCGGAAACTTTGGCCAGCATAGAGCAAGCGCAGCGGCTGAGTGGAGACAGGCAGGTGTCCGGACCTAGAGCCGAATTCTGGAAACTACGGGGTCTCAGAGGGAacaaaaagaatgaaaagaacGTCCGCCGGACTCGTGAAGATCTGCTGCAGCTAACCATCCAGGGCAAATTTCCAGCCTATGAGAGAGTCCTGCTCAGAGAAG CTAATTTCAAAAGACCCATTGTTATTCTGGGTCCCCTTAATGATATTGCCATGGAGAAGCTGGTCAGAGAGATGCCTGATGAATATGAAGCAGCAG ACATGGTTGCTCGCagtggaggaggagacggagccTCCACAGTTATTAAACTGGACACTGTGAGGAGAATAGCAGAGAAG GACAAGCACCCTCTCCTGGACATCACGCCCACTGCAGTGGAGAGGCTAAACTACATCCAGTACCACCCGATGGTGCTGTTCCTGGACCCTCACAGCAGAAAAGACGTCAAGGCCATGAGGCAGAAGTACAGCCCCAACTCCAACAAGAGCTCCAGGCGCCTTTACACACAGGCCCTGAAGCTCAGGAAACACTGCAGCCACCTTTTCTCAG CACGTATCGACCTGCAGCCAAACTCTCATATCTGGTACGAGACTCTGAAGGATAAGATCCGCCACCAACAATCAAAGCCTGTCTGGGTGTCTGAAGTGACg CTGGAAACCGGTGCAGAGCAGGACTTGGATGCTCTGGATCCGATGCAGTCGGACTACCTCAGTGCTGCCAGTGACCTGGAGGACACTGACGGAGAGGCCTTCACCGACGGAGAGGCCTACACCGACAACGAGGACCTGGAGGAGACTTACCCCGGTCAGGGCGCACCCACGGCCCCCAGAGGCTCCCGGGCTATTGGATCCGCTTTAGCCCGATCGTCTGAGCCCGCCTCTGAGCGCCTCAGCCCCGAGCCTCGAGAAGACACCACCCGAGAAATTCCACCTTTGATGCACGTACCCGAGCCCAGGATGTCCCGCAGAGAGAGCTACAGCCCGCCGCACAGCCCGCCACACAGCCCGCCACACAGCCCGCCGCACAgcgctgcagaggaggaagaccCCTCTCATCGCAGTTTCTCAGACTCAGATTTCAGTGCGCATGAGGTAGTTGCACCCACCAGTCCATCAGACGGACCCCCAGACTTTATAGCCCCTGACCCCTATGTTCGCCATTCTGTGAACGAGCCATCTTATGCTGAGGCCCAGTCGGAGAGCCCACCAACTGCCAGCCTGTCTCTCATCGAGCAGAAATTACAACAG GCTCGCTCTGCAAAGCCGCAGGCTGTGGCGGAGGAGAAGAAAGGCCCTCAGTTCATCGT GCTTGCACATCATCATCAGGCAGTGCAGTTCAGACGCACACAGATCCGAGGCAGCGACAGCTCTGAggacgaagaggaagaggaggaggaggaggaggaggaggtggatgaCATTGAATGGGGTCCTGCAACAGAACTCTAG
- the tjp3 gene encoding tight junction protein ZO-3 isoform X1, whose protein sequence is MEVRFKDHVKPGMEELTIWEQHTITLLKDPKFGFGFAISGGKEKPHPDNGDTAVVVSDVLPNGPAIGRLFNKDQIVMVNGVSMENVHSNFTIQQLKSCGKTANVTVKRPRKIQIPATTRPSRAASHSNLLDPDPPRRTRRFSDGSDNRDSNRYKSRARSSSPDRNGHGNTLPLMSTGYKRLPVQDVPQKPIRTRLIKKKITDEYGLKLGSQIFIKHMTQTGLAATEGTLQEGDLILKINGMTTENLSLLETKHLVEKSRGKLTMTVLRDDRKFLVSIPEIVDSAPNSEEDRRRDSSSELEDISDLDEDVPNYRTSRQPNREKRTRRTRAEPPLPKSRDPSPMRSTLSRPPVKTYAPRRAPSESESDRSASPPPPVRKTSPDPRDNSSKYKTLSGMSSIPNPRSSPLVSNWNTSRAPSSASQPRRPVSDSDSDRSTSPLPRREGPHLDSRYKVLPDLANVGLRSSPITVRQEPPRRVSSPFRVPPPDSDSESEISLAPPQRQSTTYSQDSLSRYRVLPDVALSPQVEPPRWSAPSVTASNPPKRAPSETESEASYASVPRRASTNSTNSNPATGRYTVQPEIKPVSVAVKQEPPRRIPSPSNPPPDDSSESDQLSHLRRSGSSERGDSHRRAPRAANGTVRSGISGKNNPPTYSKPVEEPIYSLPPDSYPSANPGYSSDLHTVSFVKEGSVGLRLVGGNDVGIFVGGVQPNSPAYEEGMKEGDQIMKVNSMDFGHLTREEAANFLLNIKKGEQVAICTQHKMDIYKKIIKSNLADNFYIRSHFDHEAEGPIGLSFTRGEVFRVVDTMHRGKLGNWLASRMGNDLHEMDKGTIPNLARAETLASIEQAQRLSGDRQVSGPRAEFWKLRGLRGNKKNEKNVRRTREDLLQLTIQGKFPAYERVLLREANFKRPIVILGPLNDIAMEKLVREMPDEYEAADMVARSGGGDGASTVIKLDTVRRIAEKDKHPLLDITPTAVERLNYIQYHPMVLFLDPHSRKDVKAMRQKYSPNSNKSSRRLYTQALKLRKHCSHLFSARIDLQPNSHIWYETLKDKIRHQQSKPVWVSEVTLETGAEQDLDALDPMQSDYLSAASDLEDTDGEAFTDGEAYTDNEDLEETYPGQGAPTAPRGSRAIGSALARSSEPASERLSPEPREDTTREIPPLMHVPEPRMSRRESYSPPHSPPHSPPHSPPHSAAEEEDPSHRSFSDSDFSAHEVVAPTSPSDGPPDFIAPDPYVRHSVNEPSYAEAQSESPPTASLSLIEQKLQQARSAKPQAVAEEKKGPQFIVLAHHHQAVQFRRTQIRGSDSSEDEEEEEEEEEEEVDDIEWGPATEL, encoded by the exons ATGGAAGTAAGGTTCAAAGACCATGTG AAACCAGGAATGGAGGAGCTAACAATATGGGAGCAACACACAATAACGCTGCTCAAA GATCCCAAGTTTGGGTTTGGCTTTGCCATTTCGGGAGGCAAGGAGAAGCCTCACCCGGACAACGGGGACACCGCGGTGGTGGTGTCAGATGTGCTGCCGAACGGACCGGCCATAGGACGACTGTT CAACAAAGACCAAATTGTGATGGTCAATGGCGTGTCTATGGAGAACGTCCACTCTAACTTCACCATTCAGCAACTCAAGTCATGTGGCAAGACTGCAAACGTT ACAGTGAAACGCCCTCGAAAGATCCAGATCCCGGCCACAACCAGACCTTCTCGGGCCGCCTCCCATTCCAATCTGCTGGACCCAGACCCCCCCAGGCGGACACGGCGCTTCTCTGATGGCAGCGACAACAGAGACTCCAACCGCTACAAAAGCCGCGCTCGCAGCTCTTCGCCGGACCGCAACGGGCACGGCAACACGCTACCGCTGATGTCTACGGGGTACAAGAGGCTGCCAGTTCAGGACGTCCCACAGAAACCCATCAGAACTAGACTGATTAAGAAGAAGATCACCGATG AGTACGGACTGAAGCTGGGCAGTCAGATCTTCATCAAGCACATGACACAGACGGGCCTGGCTGCCACAGAAGGAACGCTGCAAGAGGGAGACCTCATTCTCAAG ATCAATGGCATGACAACGGAGAATCTATCTCTGCTGGAGACTAAGCACCTGGTGGAGAAGAGCCGGGGCAAACTGACCATGACGGTGCTCAGAGACGACCGCAAGTTCCTGGTCAGCATCCCAGAGATAGTGGACAGCGCCCCCAACAGTGAGGAGGACCGCCGCCGAGACAGCAGCTCTGAACTGGAAG ACATTTCAGACCTTGACGAAGACGTCCCCAATTACAGGACGTCCCGTCAACCCAACCGGGAGAAACGGACACGCAG AACGAGAGCTGAGCCTCCTCTCCCCAAGTCTCGGGATCCATCACCGATGCGCTCCACCTTGTCCCGGCCTCCTGTAAAAACCTACGCTCCTCGCAGAG CTCCATCAGAGTCTGAGTCGGACCGCagtgcctctcctcctcctcctgtcagGAAAACCAGCCCGGACCCGAGGGACAACTCCAGCAAATACAA GACTCTGTCTGGTATGTCCAGCATCCCAAACCCCCGGTCCTCTCCTCTGGTCTCCAACTGGAACACCTCCCGCGCCCCGTCCTCCGCCTCCCAGCCCCGCAGGCCGGTGTCCGACTCAGACTCTGACCGCAGCACCTCCCCCCTGCCGCGCAGAGAGGGCCCCCACCTGGACAGCAGATACAA AGTGCTTCCTGATCTTGCTAACGTAGGGCTGAGATCCTCCCCCATCACCGTTCGCCAGGAGCCACCAAGGAGGGTCAGCTCTCCTTTCAGAGTCCCGCCCCCag aCTCTGACTCCGAGTCGGAAATCAGCCTGGCGCCTCCTCAGAGGCAGAGCACCACGTACAGCCAGGACTCGCTCAGCAGATACAG AGTGCTGCCCGACGTCGCCCTGTCGCCGCAGGTCGAGCCGCCACGATGGAGCGCACCTAGCGTCACTGCCAGCAACCCACCaaagagag CTCCTTCAGAGACTGAATCAGAGGCCAGTTATGCATCCGTGCCTCGCAGGGCGTCTACGAACAGCACAAACTCCAACCCAGCCACCGGCAGATACAC AGTCCAGCCTGAGATAAAACCCGTATCAGTCGCTGTGAAGCAGGAGCCTCCTCGTCGCATCCCGTCTCCCTCCAATCCTCCTCCTGACG ATTCCTCAGAGTCAGACCAGCTGTCACACCTCAGGAGGTCGGGCAGCTCTGAGCGAGGAGACAGCCACCGCAG aGCTCCTCGTGCTGCCAACGGTACCGTCCGGTCTGGGATTTCAGGGAAGAACAACCCCCCCACCTACT CAAAGCCTGTAGAGGAGCCCATCTACTCCCTGCCTCCAGACTCTTACCCCTCAGCTAATCCAGG GTACAGCTCTGACCTCCACACAGTGTCGTTTGTGAAGGAGGGCAGCGTGGGTCTGAGGCTGGTGGGGGGCAACGATGTCGGCATATTTGTGGGGGGAGTTCAGCCGAACAGCCCCGCGTACGAGGAGGGGATGAAAGAGGGAGACCAGATCATGAAG GTAAATAGCATGGATTTTGGTCATCTCACACGGGAAGAGGCAGCCAACTTCCTCCTGAACATCAAGAAAGGAGAGCAGGTTGCAATCTGCACTCAGCACAAGATGGACA TTTACAAGAAGATCATCAAGTCCAACCTGGCGGACAACTTCTACATTCGTTCCCACTTCGACCACGAGGCAGAAGGGCCCATCGGTCTGAGCTTCACCAGAGGAGAGGTGTTCAGGGTCGTGGACACCATGCACCGCGGGAAGCTGGGGAACTGGCTGGCCAGCCGCATGGGGAATGACCTGCACGAGATGGATAAAGGCACCATCCCCAACCTGGCCAG GGCGGAAACTTTGGCCAGCATAGAGCAAGCGCAGCGGCTGAGTGGAGACAGGCAGGTGTCCGGACCTAGAGCCGAATTCTGGAAACTACGGGGTCTCAGAGGGAacaaaaagaatgaaaagaacGTCCGCCGGACTCGTGAAGATCTGCTGCAGCTAACCATCCAGGGCAAATTTCCAGCCTATGAGAGAGTCCTGCTCAGAGAAG CTAATTTCAAAAGACCCATTGTTATTCTGGGTCCCCTTAATGATATTGCCATGGAGAAGCTGGTCAGAGAGATGCCTGATGAATATGAAGCAGCAG ACATGGTTGCTCGCagtggaggaggagacggagccTCCACAGTTATTAAACTGGACACTGTGAGGAGAATAGCAGAGAAG GACAAGCACCCTCTCCTGGACATCACGCCCACTGCAGTGGAGAGGCTAAACTACATCCAGTACCACCCGATGGTGCTGTTCCTGGACCCTCACAGCAGAAAAGACGTCAAGGCCATGAGGCAGAAGTACAGCCCCAACTCCAACAAGAGCTCCAGGCGCCTTTACACACAGGCCCTGAAGCTCAGGAAACACTGCAGCCACCTTTTCTCAG CACGTATCGACCTGCAGCCAAACTCTCATATCTGGTACGAGACTCTGAAGGATAAGATCCGCCACCAACAATCAAAGCCTGTCTGGGTGTCTGAAGTGACg CTGGAAACCGGTGCAGAGCAGGACTTGGATGCTCTGGATCCGATGCAGTCGGACTACCTCAGTGCTGCCAGTGACCTGGAGGACACTGACGGAGAGGCCTTCACCGACGGAGAGGCCTACACCGACAACGAGGACCTGGAGGAGACTTACCCCGGTCAGGGCGCACCCACGGCCCCCAGAGGCTCCCGGGCTATTGGATCCGCTTTAGCCCGATCGTCTGAGCCCGCCTCTGAGCGCCTCAGCCCCGAGCCTCGAGAAGACACCACCCGAGAAATTCCACCTTTGATGCACGTACCCGAGCCCAGGATGTCCCGCAGAGAGAGCTACAGCCCGCCGCACAGCCCGCCACACAGCCCGCCACACAGCCCGCCGCACAgcgctgcagaggaggaagaccCCTCTCATCGCAGTTTCTCAGACTCAGATTTCAGTGCGCATGAGGTAGTTGCACCCACCAGTCCATCAGACGGACCCCCAGACTTTATAGCCCCTGACCCCTATGTTCGCCATTCTGTGAACGAGCCATCTTATGCTGAGGCCCAGTCGGAGAGCCCACCAACTGCCAGCCTGTCTCTCATCGAGCAGAAATTACAACAG GCTCGCTCTGCAAAGCCGCAGGCTGTGGCGGAGGAGAAGAAAGGCCCTCAGTTCATCGT GCTTGCACATCATCATCAGGCAGTGCAGTTCAGACGCACACAGATCCGAGGCAGCGACAGCTCTGAggacgaagaggaagaggaggaggaggaggaggaggaggtggatgaCATTGAATGGGGTCCTGCAACAGAACTCTAG